In Bosea vestrisii, the following are encoded in one genomic region:
- a CDS encoding MBL fold metallo-hydrolase yields MTRRKLLRLLGIPALLGSTGFAWASYARSRNPYYQGPVSDHFDGLIFSDGRPVTKGLADVLRWQFSKREREVFPVQYAAPPQDKPPARVESLRVVHLGHASFLYQVAGLNILIDPVYSERASPFSFFGPKRVNAPGVAFADLPKIDVVLVTHNHYDHLDVETLALIHVRDNPRMIMPLGNDAIVKARDGSIRAEAHDWSARLELSDKVAITLVPSYHWSARGAFDRRMALWCSFVIETPAGKLFHIGDTGYHDGSLYERLGQEHGPFRLAALPIGAYEPRWFMSDNHMNPEEAVAVMRSLRAEQALGHHWGTFQLTDEGVGRPPEALKVALEKAGLPEERFRPMQPGLVWEA; encoded by the coding sequence ATGACACGTCGCAAACTCCTGCGCCTCCTCGGCATCCCTGCCCTGCTCGGTTCCACCGGATTCGCCTGGGCTTCTTACGCGCGCTCGCGCAATCCCTACTATCAGGGTCCAGTCAGCGACCATTTCGACGGGCTGATCTTCAGCGACGGGCGGCCGGTCACAAAGGGGCTGGCCGACGTGCTGCGTTGGCAGTTCTCGAAGCGCGAGCGCGAGGTCTTTCCGGTGCAGTATGCCGCTCCGCCGCAGGACAAGCCGCCGGCGCGCGTCGAGTCCTTACGGGTCGTCCATCTCGGCCACGCCTCCTTCCTCTACCAGGTCGCCGGCCTCAACATCCTGATCGACCCGGTCTATTCCGAGCGCGCGAGCCCGTTCTCCTTCTTCGGGCCGAAGCGGGTGAATGCACCCGGCGTCGCCTTCGCCGATCTGCCGAAGATCGACGTCGTTCTGGTAACGCATAACCATTACGACCATCTCGACGTCGAGACGCTGGCGCTGATCCATGTGCGCGACAATCCGCGCATGATCATGCCGCTCGGCAACGACGCGATCGTCAAGGCGCGCGATGGTTCGATCCGGGCCGAGGCGCATGACTGGAGTGCCCGGCTGGAGCTGTCAGACAAGGTCGCGATCACATTGGTGCCGAGCTATCACTGGTCGGCGCGCGGCGCCTTCGACCGGCGCATGGCGCTGTGGTGCTCATTCGTCATCGAGACGCCGGCGGGCAAGCTCTTCCATATCGGCGACACCGGCTACCATGACGGCTCGCTCTATGAGCGCCTCGGCCAGGAGCATGGTCCGTTCCGCCTGGCCGCGCTGCCGATCGGTGCCTATGAGCCGCGCTGGTTCATGAGTGACAACCACATGAACCCGGAAGAGGCCGTCGCGGTGATGCGGTCATTGCGCGCCGAGCAGGCTCTCGGCCACCATTGGGGCACGTTCCAGCTCACCGACGAAGGCGTCGGCCGCCCGCCCGAGGCGCTCAAAGTCGCTCTGGAAAAAGCGGGCTTGCCAGAGGAACGCTTCCGGCCGATGCAGCCCGGCCTGGTGTGGGAGGCTTAG
- a CDS encoding class I SAM-dependent methyltransferase yields the protein MSGDDRATLDFYANEAEIYAGRARELGQARLQRFAELVPAGGKVLELGCGGGQDSEALLALGLDVSPTDGSPELAAQAEKRLGRPVSVLLFEDLTAEAAFDGIWANACLLHVPRPALPGILAGVHRALRPGGAFYASFKAGEAEGRDRFGRFYNYPDADWLRTTYGDLGWNRLDIEEDLGGGYDQEPTRWLHVTAIKLS from the coding sequence ATGTCCGGCGATGACCGCGCAACACTCGATTTCTACGCCAACGAGGCGGAAATCTATGCCGGGCGCGCCCGCGAGCTCGGCCAGGCGCGGTTGCAGCGCTTCGCCGAGCTGGTGCCCGCCGGCGGCAAGGTGCTGGAACTCGGCTGCGGCGGCGGGCAGGACAGCGAGGCTCTGCTAGCGCTCGGCCTCGACGTCAGCCCGACCGACGGCTCGCCCGAACTCGCCGCACAAGCGGAGAAGCGGCTCGGCCGCCCGGTTTCGGTGCTGCTCTTCGAGGACCTTACGGCAGAAGCGGCATTCGATGGCATCTGGGCCAATGCCTGCCTGCTGCACGTGCCACGTCCGGCCTTGCCCGGCATCCTCGCCGGGGTTCACCGGGCGCTGCGGCCGGGCGGCGCCTTCTACGCTAGCTTCAAGGCCGGCGAAGCGGAAGGCCGCGACCGCTTCGGTCGGTTCTACAATTATCCGGACGCCGACTGGCTGCGCACGACCTATGGCGACCTCGGCTGGAACCGCCTCGATATCGAAGAGGATTTGGGCGGCGGTTACGATCAAGAGCCGACCCGCTGGTTGCACGTGACGGCGATCAAGTTGTCTTGA
- a CDS encoding GyrI-like domain-containing protein: MRQLRFSALLLALALVHPAAAQTRVAPPTAVESTPLAAPPGTAVPAQNVQPAQPVPAQSQANPPVPAEPQPVQPPPAPQTPVVPQPVQPAPAPQTPIEPQPVQPPPTLPNPQPAPPVQQQQTGAPNPNATLAGKQGDPSDVDEIALVAKPVLLLAGQASWDQGFQKLSEAIALLRAEADKAGLKVAGRPLSLFVETDDNGFKFEAMLPVDRPADAGKPLATGVRNGQSPFGRSLRFVHTAPYDDIDSTYETITAYLEAKSIVVKDAFLEEYVSDLKDPGDPNLEINVYVQPK, from the coding sequence ATGCGGCAGTTGAGATTCAGCGCGCTCCTTCTTGCGCTCGCCCTCGTCCATCCGGCTGCCGCGCAGACGCGCGTGGCGCCGCCGACGGCTGTGGAGAGCACGCCGCTTGCTGCGCCGCCTGGAACGGCGGTGCCGGCGCAGAATGTGCAACCTGCTCAGCCGGTCCCAGCTCAGAGCCAGGCCAATCCGCCTGTCCCGGCTGAACCGCAACCGGTGCAGCCGCCGCCAGCCCCCCAGACACCGGTCGTGCCGCAGCCGGTCCAACCGGCACCGGCGCCGCAGACGCCGATCGAGCCGCAACCTGTCCAGCCGCCGCCGACCTTGCCCAATCCGCAGCCGGCGCCGCCCGTCCAGCAACAGCAGACCGGGGCGCCGAACCCGAACGCGACGCTTGCCGGCAAGCAGGGCGATCCGTCCGATGTCGACGAGATCGCGCTCGTCGCCAAGCCCGTGCTGCTGCTCGCCGGCCAGGCGAGCTGGGATCAGGGTTTCCAGAAGCTGTCTGAGGCCATCGCGCTCCTGCGGGCTGAGGCCGACAAGGCCGGTCTCAAGGTTGCCGGCCGGCCGCTGAGCCTGTTCGTCGAGACTGACGACAACGGTTTCAAGTTCGAGGCGATGCTGCCGGTCGACCGGCCGGCAGATGCTGGCAAGCCGCTGGCGACCGGTGTGCGCAACGGCCAGTCGCCGTTCGGGCGCTCGCTGCGCTTCGTCCACACCGCGCCCTATGACGACATCGATTCGACCTATGAGACGATCACGGCCTATCTCGAGGCCAAGAGCATCGTCGTGAAGGACGCCTTCCTTGAGGAATACGTCAGCGACCTCAAGGATCCCGGCGACCCGAACCTCGAGATCAACGTCTACGTCCAGCCGAAATAG